The stretch of DNA AAAATTCCAGTGAGTCACGCGTTGATCTAGTTCATGAGGTCACGGACACCTTTCAGACATTACATATCTTATGCCGCTTCTTTACAACTAACCATGAAGGTTATACTGTTTTACAACACTTACAGCCAACCCCAATGCAGTGGTCCAAAACAGGATGAATTATTCCTAAATATTAAAAGCAACACGTTCAGCTCCActtcatgaatttaaaaagaaatgttgactATGTAGACAAAgtcactgcctgtgtgtgtgtgtgtgtgtgtgtgtgtgtgtgtgtgtgtgtgtgtgtgtgtgtgtgtgtgtgtgtgtgtgtgtgtgtgtgtgtgtgtgtgtgtgtgtgtgtgtgtgtgtgtgtgtgtgtgtgtgtgtgtgtgtgtgtgtgtgtgtgtgtgtgagtgagagagtccCTTTCCCCTTATTTTTGCTGAATGGGAGACACTGGAAGGAAGTGAGGGCTTGTTCTTATCTCGTTGCCACAGAAACGCAGCGTGAGGAAGCATAATGTGTCAACCAGAGACTCGAAAACAAGCAGCGTGACGGCCAGGGAAGTCTCTGTTCACCAGTGTTGATAGTTACAGCAGGCTGAAACAAATGGTCCACGCTGCATTTGCAAGTCAAATTGTCGACGAGGGCTAGAAGGGGTTGGAAACAAGTTAAAACTCAGAATTTTAACAGTTGCAGTAGATGTAGAGCTGCAACGTTGATTCGTTGATTTACGGGAAgtctatttattttcattatatttttgataatcaattaattattcaaccaaaaatgcaaaaaataactaGTTCCAGCTCATCAAGTGTTGtaatttactgtttttattcatcatgtgTAATAAATTCCAATTTTTGTGAGTTCAGACTATTAGACAAAGTAAGAAAACTGAAGCCATTGCCTTGTCTCACTAttggtttaacattttttagACTTAATTATAAACTGAATCAAAGTTCTGGTTCTGTggttcttttgaaaaatgaatggattGTGCATTGTGAAACCCAATGAGAAACCGAAGAAACCTTAAAGTTAAAGAATAACTTTTCTGTTGCAGCGTTAAACTAAGTGTTGCGCTCATATTTAATGTGATGACTCGTTGAGAGATTAAGGCCAAGTCAGGTGATATGATATATGGGAAGTTGACAGGTGTGTTGACTAACAGAGAGGGATccaggaaaggagggagagcaACTGTCCAGGCTTGAGACTCCTCGTCACCCATTTCAAAACTGACCCACAAACGTGTGAAGCGATTGGTGGGTCAGCAAAACTCATACGTCCTTTGGTGCACGCATATTTGACTTTAAATGCATAGGTAATTAGAAGGGAGGGAACAAATGGAGCTTACCGTTCCCTatcagccccctccccctcatgtCGTCACTGCACGGCCCTGTGATACTGTCTGTTTACTCTGCACCTCAGCTGTGGTTTCTTGAAGTCAGTTGAAAACAGGTTGAGTTCCTGGAGCCTGGCCTCAGTCCTTTTCCATGTAAATATTCACCAACAGTGCTGAGCTCTATGTGCACTGCCCTGTGCGTACTGATTGTCCCTTGTGGCATTTTGATGACGTCAGCCGAGTGAAGCAGTCTGATGAATTTATTTGATGTGGGTTGAGGTGTCATGTACCGAACTGCAAACCCGGAAGCACTTTCATTAGAATGGCCTTCAGTGGCGGCTTGTGGTCTAAATGCTGGTCAGCGTCAAgttcaaaaatattaaacttcTGGGAAACACTTTGTACATTTGGACATGAACAGAAGTTGGTGGTTTAATTATTACTACAGAATCTTAGCATGATGGTGAGATGATTTAAAGTGTTGATTATTTTGAGAATTGTGATAATTCTTCAAACATCTAGTTCAAATCACGCATCTGCCTATTTTCAcggcattttattttttcagtcttATCACACAATTAGAACAATGGTTCaacatttggggaaatatgATTGCTGTTTTTGTATCAAAAgtctaaagttttttttaaaagctgctcACCAGCACCACCAAAGTTACtgatatatttgatatattgcCAATAATATCtgccaatatgagcctttcacagaaatATCGTTATCGGCATTAATGTTTATATGTGctgatataaaaaatatatctttacatgtatttttttattttacttgattCAAATTCtctatatttggttgtattagTTTTTTATTATAGTGATTCATAATCCATTTAATGGTCTAACTGATATATATCGAACAAAATATCAAGCCTCCATTACATTCCTTTGTTATAAGGGTTTGaaaacgacatcttaggaatctttgccaattttttatttattatgtattgGAAATGGTTTACTCCCATAATTGGTATCCAAAAAACAATATAAGTCAGGTTCTAGTGCGtatgtcataaaaaaacatgatttactACTATTCCATACAACAGCTGGTTCgttctatttttctttaaaggcaTGGGAAGCTGTTTGTGTAGCAGCTTGACATAACAAGATAGTGCATCCTGCATGGTATCAAAAGTAAAGTAggaaagagtaaaataaaattgaagatagatagataattacAAATAATTGGCATGAATGGCTGTACAGGCACACACATCTGTCggctcttctgttttttttttacatgtgaatAAACCTGAAATCCCGAGGTGGTGATGACATCTTTTAAACTGTGAGCTTCAGAGAAACACCCCTCGCGTGCTCTGTCTGGCCAGCCGGACTCGCTGGCATCAGTCTGATGCAGTCTTTACCTTTTTATTCTCTTAGACGTGTGATCAAGATGACGACGAGGTGGAGATTGCTATCGACAATGCAGCCTTCATGGACGAGTTCTTCTGTCAGGTGAGCGTCACTATCAGTGCTtcagtgtgtgggggggatgtAATTCTTTCggatttttttgtaattttgtatatttcatatGCGTTTCAGATTGAAGACATTAGGAACAGTATTGATAAAATTGACAGCAATGTGGCTGAAGTCAAAAAGCTCTACTCGGTCATCCTGTCTGCTCCCACTTCAGATCAGAGTAAGATGTCTCCCACCACTGCCAGCTTTCCTTCCTGCacctcccctcttttctcttttattcacACCTTACTCACTTATGTATTATATTTATGGTGTTTTTCTGACCTAACCTCAACCTTTACCATTGTTATCCCTTTATAAACTGCAATCCCTTGcattttttatggatttttaattcaaattgaaatgttcTTTCACCATGTAATAAAACTTGATTGATAACCTAAATTTATAACTTGAAGTAATGTCAATATAAGATGCCAGCTTTGCTGAATTGAAAATATAAGGGAATTATGTTTGTGTAGCTTTCTGAAAGACAGCAGAATTGTTTTTTGGAAATAAGTggctttttatttgcatttttaacatTCTTGTTGCGGTTTAttgtctcgtctcctccttctcAGAAACGCAGGATGACTTGGAGGCAATCACCAATGACATAAAGAAGATGGCCAACAATGCTAGAAACAAACTGAAGAGTGAGTCTGCCTCCCAATAccgcacacaaacgcactcgcacacacagcCTGTCAGTCAAAATATTGGTAATGTTTAATGGTTTTAATCTGAAACATTAgcattaaatgacaaaatgatgtgatgtgtaTTGGTTTGATTCCAGCCATCGAGAGGAATCTGGagtcagaggagcaggagagggtgTCAGCCGACATGCGGATACGTAAATCGCAGGTAAATGATCTGAAGTCTCGGGTGGCTGTTGAACATCTGTTCTTATGtagaaataaaagcatttttcacattcagtAAAAAATTATAACGGCCAGCAAGGACAGGGGCATAACATTACtgtgaataatattttttccttgtCACCTCCTAGCATGCGGTGCTGTCCAGGAAGTTTGTGGAGGTAATGACAAAGTATAATGAAGCCCAGGTGGACTTCAGGGAGAGGAGTAAAGGACGTATTCAGAGACAGCTAGAGATCAGTGAGTGACAACACAGCCATTAAGTCACAGGATGGTCTGACcttaatataatgtaatttacCCTTTTCTTTCCAGCTGGAAAAGCAACCACAGATGAAGAACTGGAGGAGATGCTGGAGAGCGGCAATGCCGCTGTGTTCACTGCAggggtaagtgtgtgtgtgtgtgtgtgtgtgtgtgtgtgtgtgtgtgtgtgtgtgtgtgtgtgtgtgtgtgtgtgtgtgtgtgtgtgtgtgtgtgtgtgtgtgtgtgtgtgtgtgtgtgtgtgt from Scophthalmus maximus strain ysfricsl-2021 chromosome 9, ASM2237912v1, whole genome shotgun sequence encodes:
- the stx3a gene encoding syntaxin-3a, which encodes MKDRLEQLKATCDQDDDEVEIAIDNAAFMDEFFCQIEDIRNSIDKIDSNVAEVKKLYSVILSAPTSDQKTQDDLEAITNDIKKMANNARNKLKTIERNLESEEQERVSADMRIRKSQHAVLSRKFVEVMTKYNEAQVDFRERSKGRIQRQLEITGKATTDEELEEMLESGNAAVFTAGIVDSGISKQALSEIESRHKDIVRLESSIKELHDMFVDIAMLVESQGDIVDNIEQNVSKSVDHVMVAKEQTKKAVRYQTKARKKTIILVVVVVLLLALIIGLAVGLQPKS